The region GACTTTAAAATAGCTACCTTTACACCTGCTCCTTTGGGTTGTTCACTGGGCTAAGAATTCTTCCTTATTATCTCATCCGGTGCCAGCAAAACCACTGGGAAGGAGGTATAATTTTACCTCTATTTATAGGAGAAGGCTCAGCCTAGGAGAGGTGTGTTTGCCTTGAATACTACAACTACAAAACAGGAGAATCAGAATCGAAACTCGGTCTGTGTGGCTTCAAGGCCCCAGGGGCTGTCAGCATTTAAGAAGAAAGAGCTCGTGCCCCCCGCAGTTGTACTCCTAGCTATATACTCAAGAAAAAGGACATATATGTCTACATGccaacttgtacataaatgtttatagcaatagTCAAAtggtagaaacaactcaaatgtccatcaactgatgaatgtaaAGCATCCATATGGTGGAATAGGATCTGACCACAAAAAGGAACGAAGCACTCATACATGCTACACCATGGATGATCCTTGGAAACattttgctaaataaaagaagccaggggcacctgggtggctcagtcagttaagcgtctgcctttggctcaggtcatgatcccggagtcctgggatcgagttccgcgttgggctcccggttcggtggggagtctgcttctccctctgcccctcacctgctcttgtgctctttctcgctctcaaataaataaataaataaaatctttaaaaaaataaaagccagccacaaaagaccatgtcatgtatgacttcatttacatgaaatgtctagaataagtatatatatgtaaatactgATATAGAAGTAAttgtatgtgaatatatacaaTAAGcgaattattatataataagtgAATACACAGATACAGAAGGTAGACTCATGATTGCTCAGGAccggggggaaatggggagataagGTGGTAATCCCTAAAGGGTATAGGGGTTCTTTCTGAGGTGACGGAAATGTTCTCTAATTGgctgtggtgatagttgcacagatctgtgaatatactaaaatccgGTGAGTCTACACTTTTAAACAGTGCCTTGTACGGcatgtggattatatctcaatagagcAATTCAAGAGAAAAATCGCCCATGCTATGACTGGCCTAGCATGACTCTTAGGCTTTCATATGTCCTATGGTGGTTCTGTCTCATGAACACTGAGAAGCAGAAGCCGTGTGGTGCTGTGGAAAGAGCAAAAGCTTTGGAAGCAGTGGCCTCAGACAACGTGTTTAGCCTGTCTCGGCTCTGGTTTCCTGTCTGCAAACTGGGGTTAGTAAGGCCCACCTTACCAAGTTGTTGCGGTATATAGgaaagcccccagcccctgcagtTCTAACATTCCCCGATTTTGAAGTGTGAGGCTTGAGTGaagagggagaggtgggtggtGTCTGTCTGTGGACAGAGAGGTTTGCTTTGCGTTGAGTCACACCCACCCGCGAGGGAGCCTTCTCTCCCGTGCGGACCACAGGCTGGTCAGCCAGAGGGCTAGAAGGAGGGTTTGGGGATTCACCGCCCCCTGTCACATCCCCAAATAAGAGAGCTGAGGTAGAAGTTAGAAAGCAGGGGGATTTGTGTGAGCTCTAGGGACAGCCCTGCAGCCCTTGGAAACTGGCGGGAGTGAGGCAAAGGGGAGAGTGAAGAGGAAGCCAGACTCCCATAGAAATGTAgctcttttggggcgcctgggtggctcagtcggttaagcggctgcctttggctcgggtcgtgatcccagggtcctgggatcgagccccatgtccggctccctgctcagcagagagcctgcttctccctctccctctgcctgccactctgcctacttgtgctctctatctctctgtcaaatgaatgaataaaatctttaaaaaaaaaaaaaaaaagaaatgtagctcTTTTGCAAGGCAGTGGGATGGGTTGGATGGTTCTGGTGTATGCCTTCCCAGCTCTGAAACATCTGCCAAAAATGCAGAGATGCTTTTCCGAAAACAACTGGAGGATAGAAAGAGGTATAAAGAAGAGCTagacaagtaaaaaataaagcaaaaaaaaaaccacaacaattTGGTAGCAGAGGTACTTAAATACTAGGAAAATGGTACTAACAGGCCAACCAGAGTGGTAAAATACAAGTTCTGGATTTATGAATTCGCCCACTCCCTAAAATTTACTGTTAATTCCAAAATCACTCCTCATGGTACCTTTGAGGGCATTCAAGGACATGAGCAGAGCAGTAAGAAATTTGAGTCACCCCGTGTTCGTGTTCCCTGCTGAGGTCAAACGAAGGCTCTGCCTTCTGGTTTCAGCTCTCCTACTGTAAacaagtattttgttttgttttgttgctgtctATGTAGTGCTGTGTTTTCTGCCTTGTCTCCCTCTCGGTTGGTGATTTCACTATATAAACTGACCCCCAGATGTAGCATTGAAGTGCTGTCTGGAGTTCAGAGCAAGCTTTCCTTAAAAAGCTGCCATGTGCCCTACGGAGAGGATCTGTTTGTCAACCTTCATTCAGGCCTGCAATGTTAACGCACCAACAATCCACATCAAATAAAGTGTCTTTAAACtgaaacacacataaaaaaaaaaaaaggttaagtatTGATCAGCTGACAAAAATTCTGTGACCAGAAGTTCACGGGCACCTAACCCTGTATTTTCTCCAGGAACTGCTATCTGCTCTCCAGTGCTCACGTCTTTATAGACCACCACTACTGCAAACAAGAGCATTGGCCATCCATGCTATGTGTTTTTAATGCGTGTTCTCATTTGAACACCCACAAAGTAGGTGTTCTTTTTGTTCTACAGGTAAGGAAGTTGAGGTTATCTGTATTAACGTGACTTAGAGCTCCCATGTGGAAGTGGGAGGATTTGAATCCATTTCTCTCCCGCTCTCCAGAGAGGAAGCGAACTCTCTAGCCTGGGAGCCTGAATGCCAGTTCTTAGAAAAGGCTGATCAGGCCCGTGTATCAGGGCTGTTGGGAGGGCACCCGGAGAGCTGAGCGTAGTCAAGAACATGGCCTATCtgtgaaaagaaggggaaagaactGGACACGATCATCCAGATGTAGTGTGGTCAGGCTCTGGCGGAGCAGGGGGGAAACAATCATCTGCAACCAGCACAGAAGAGAGGCACCAGAATGAGGAATGGGTGCCAACCACACCAAGAGAGAAGCAATGGCGGGAACAGGAATGGTTCAGCCTAGAAATGAGAGTGTGGGGACCTACAGGAGGGATCTTTAAATACCTAGAGGGCTATCTTGGGAATGAGAACTGGAAGGAAAGCAGGTTCAGAGTTATAGGGAGCAGGTTATGACTCGGTGTAAGCACCATTTTCTAATACTCAGAGCTCTCCAACAGGCCAAGACTGGGGACTGGTGGTCAATAGGCTAAATCCGGCTGCAGACACGTTGTGTTGGTTCACAGCGTTTCTGAAAAGTTGTAGTTCAGTGCCCTGCTGTGGGACGTGTGTCTCCAGTTTCCAGAGCCTCTGCCGCTCCCTGTGCTTTGAGTCCCCCTTCACTCATGTGTAACTTGACTTGCCCTTCAAGTATCAGGTTGACtgattcagcaaataaaaatacaggatgcagagttaaatttgaatttcagacaaatGACAAATCCTTTTTTGTGTAACCATGTCCCATGTAATActtgggatatacttatactgtGTCTATAGTTAGTTATGTCCCAGTACTTGTGATTTACTAATAAGTGTCCCACATTCAATCTGTCAGCCCTACCCTGGAGGCCTGAACTAGGAGCCCTGGAGGCTGCATTTTGAGGAAGCGTGTTCTATATTTGGGAAATACTTGAAGACTTGTCTCAGAGGAATGCTAGGGATGGAAACAGGGCTAAAATGATCTAAATGGTCTTATTTTCTTGAGATCCCCCCATTTCAGAGAGACAAAACAATAAAAGCTAGAGGGAGATAATAATTCTAAATAACAACCCCAGGTGCTATTCTGGTGTGCGTGACAGGTGGGATGCTGGCTTGTGCTGGAACAGCAGAATGTTCTACCAGAACTGGATTGATGGATAGATACAAAAACATAAAGTGTTTTTGACCTCAAATATCAACTGCTAGTAAAATGTTTGTTAAGTGCAAGTTGATGGACATGTCTACAGCCGGGGCAATGGTGGCAATCCCTTTCTGGATCAGGACATGAACCAAGAGGCATATAACGTCCCCAAAAGGTGATTCTGCTTTATCTGTCAAAAGCCATCTTCTACTTCTCCGAGACTGGGGTAAGCAATCCTGACACTTTTTCCATACCCTGCTGCCAGAAGTGTGTTTCTGGTTGTTTTGAACAGACCGTGGCTGACTCCCCGGGGCCTGGAACATGGTGGCAGTTGATACGCGAGCAGAAGCTGGCCCTCACGCACGGTTACCAGAGCCTCCGTTTCTTCTGCAGAAAAGGAGGGGCAAGATCTCTGAGGTCATTTCCAGCAATTGTGCCGCTGAAAGTGTCAGTAGTCTTTGGTCATCAGCTAGCCTTTCTGCACCCTCCTCCTGACCTCCAAGGAATTAGGATGTTTATGTTCAGTGCGACTTGAGTGAGCATTTGGTTGAACGCCCTCATTTTGGAGACAGAGCAAGTTCCCTTCATGGGAGGGTGAGGAGGTCTAGAGCTCtttgtggctcagtgggtggccTCCCATTCTTCCGTCTATGGTTCATCTTGTCTCCCTCCCTTACTTTTACTCAAATCTTTCAAGGTCCCTCACTCAAAACAGAGAACATGACAAAAGGCAGGGGGaagttaacaaaatgaaaaaaaatatttgggggagAGAATGCACTACACACTAGTGTATGGACTGAAGTGCACACAAAGGGAATATCCTTAGCAGTTCTAATTTGTCCTTTTCTGGAAAAGCTCCTAGGAGACCTGGGCTCTGCCCTCTCTTTTAAAGACAGGCACATCGGGAACATCCCCAGGTTGACTCAGATGCTCATTAAGTATTCCTAATGATGCTGGGTTTCCTTCACCATTCTCCTCTTCATCAGGATTaaacagagaaaatctcaggGGTTACTCAAAATGAGTAAAACTCCATTTCAACTCTTGTAAAGTCGGGACAAATTATTTGATATGTGCTTTTTACAGAAAGATTGAGCTTAAAGTTGAGAAGTAACCGACCCAGCAACCTCTGAATCTTAAACAAAGGCTTTCAGGTGACTTAACGGCTCCACCATTTTCAAGTGATGGCTCTATTTTCACTGTCCATTCTTGAGAGGTATTCTGTCTCCTCCATGAGAACTTCAGGGGACCCTCCCCTTTCcacctttttaaatttctcagggTCTTGTATTTCTGTTATGCACACGGACCCCCAGCTGGCaggtgttgaatgaatgagttggaaatgaaaggaaaagaacaggggCTCTGGAGACAAATACCCTGGACGAAACCCCGGTTCCTCCGATCACCAGCtggtgaacttgggcaagtttttagtttctctaagcctctgttttcttatttgtaaaatgcaaataaaccaCCTCATCTACAGGGGTGTTGTAAGGAGAAAATGGAATAGTGAAGGCACTCAATAAGCAGTAGCTCTTACTGTACCTGTTGAATCTACAGCAAACTTAAGCAATGAGAACCACCACCTGGCAGTATGATTTTCTAACCTTTCAATGCAGTCCCATCCTGTTTGGCACAAAGTTACAGACTGGCCATCTGAAGGATGAGTCACTTTGTGTAACTGCCCACTGTGGTGGGCACTATTTTACTGGTCCCTAAGAGTGTTTAAGGAGAAGCATTACAGTCAACAGTGGAATGCATGccaattgttttatttatgatgCCTACTTGGATGACAAGGCTAGCCAGCACGTGGCCCCCAGGGAGAAGCCTGTGGCCCCATCCCCGTCATTACTCCACAATGCGGCGGAAAGACTGCACAGCTGGGGAAGCTGCACCCCAATCAATGGGCTTCCGGTACTCCTTCTTGTCCAGAAGGTACTGCCTGCCACGGTAGTTGGGTAGCTCGTAGAAAATCCAGACGCCGTCCAGCACCTTACTGGAGTGGACCTCTCGCATGTGAAACTGCTCCATGATAGAGGGGCAATCTTCAGTGGTTTCGTACATCTGGCCATTAAAATCTCCTTTCTCAAAGATCTGAATCTTATACTGGCCTCCACTAGACTGGAAAAACACGGGAGGAAATAAACAATGATGATTATGAAAATCACCAACATGTCAAGAACTCCCAGAATGCTGTGGTTCAGAACCCACCATCTTGAAAGCCAGATGATCTGATCTCCCATCCCCACTGTGCTCTGACCAAAACAGCTGCCCTTGGTAAGAAAAACTTAATGCCTTAAAGTACTCAGGAGGTAGAGAGTGTGCTCTGGAAATAATTCGTGTATTCAGTCTTGTGATGAACTGACCTTaggttttatgtaagcctcagcAGCCAACAGAAGAAAACACTGCATTAAAGGGtaggaaattttaagaaaatgcttccacataaaagtaaaaaaaaaaaaaaaaaaaaaaaggcgggggtggggtggggagtaggggcaagagagacagagagagccggAGCAGGTgagcgagcgagcaagcaagCGGGATCCAGCGGGGTCCAGACTCACCAGATGAACAGCTCGGCAGGAGCTGAGGCGGTCATTGAGGCCCATCCAGTGCTGGTACTCGGGGTACTCGCCCCGAGGTAGGATGTACATGTAGCCCGCGAAGTTGGGCCTTTCGTACACAGCCCAGGTGCCTCCCTCCACTCGAATGGAGTTGCAGCGACTCAGGTACATGTGGAAATCTGCACAGTCGCAGTCACAGTCATAGTGGCGGCCTTGAAAGTGCTTGTCCTCATAGAAAGTGATCTGAAGGGCGGAGCAAACCAAGAGAAGAACTGGGGAGTTGGGAGGctttattcataaaaaataaagaccaagAACATAATCCCCACTTTGAAAATTCCTTTCTCTTCGACTTTGAGGAGGAAATGCAGAGTTCTACCTCATCTCACAACACCTACCTTCTGGCAGACAACTTTAGTTGTCAACAACAGGAATGAGAACTTTCTGAAGGcttaaaatgaagcaaaacaaaagagtGCCCTAAGATAAGCCAGACCCACGTTCATGGCTTCCTCCTTTTTGTTCCCATAACTCACGGTACTCatcacataagaaaataaattatccgCTTATATATCTCTCTCCCATCAGACTCCTAGACTTCTTCCTGGGGCAAAGACCAAGCCTTATTCAAGCTATGGACCCCTGTATCCTGCACTGGACAAACCCACAATAAATGTTGGATGACGATGAGTGAGTTCCAAATGCAGGCCTTCACTGTAGGTGATATGGAagatacacagagaaaaataaaacgtATCTTAGCTTTAGAGAGCTTATTTTAGATGGATGTGGAGCATACACATGACAATATTTTATgttctgtattattattttattgccaACAGAGTAGTTACAAAGCAACAAAATGACAAGTCAAGAATGTTCTTTGCCTCAAACCCTTTACCAAGTTTTCTCCCACAATCTTTGGGGTAAACCTGAGACCTCTAATGGCACGGCCGCCCGCAGCTCTGAGAACCGGGAAATAATAAACCTGGGCTCTTGAGCTGCATCTCTACGGTCAGACTCACTACTTTAGGCAAGCCGCCTCTCTGGGCTCCTGCTTCTCACTTGTCAGATGAAGGACCAGACTAGATTGAAGACCTGGCTGTAAAAATAAAACGTTCCTATTTGCAACAGGAAATAGAGTTCCCAGGCACTCCTGGGGCTTCGTGACGCAGTTTCTGAAAACCACCAGACGAAATAGACTGTAGAGTTTGCCCCTTCTTGTTTTATAATTCCACAATCCAAGATAAATGTTAGTTTATCATTGAAACGGAAAGCAAGGTGTCACGGAGTCAAGCAGTTAATTCCCTAGCGTTATGCTGCCACCTTGTGGCTAATTTGCGTTATCGGTTTAGAAGAAAATCAGGTCAAGCATTTCACAGGAAAGGAGTAGAGCCAGGTGGCCTTGAGAGCATCTCTGTCCAGGGGCAAAGGAAAAGGGATTACCTgttcaaaggaataaaagaacaTGGCCCACTATAGGGACAAGTAGTTCCTCAAGCTTGGCGCATATAGAGTCTGCGCATATAAGAAGTATTCGGAAATAAAGCCAGCAGCCTGCTGCGGATGCCATGCTAGAATCCCTTTGGTGATGATGTGTGTGGAAGCGGGTCGTTGCTATAGGTGTGGTGAGAGATGGTGCGGGCCAGACAAACGGCAACTGCTAGCTGAGGACACGGAGGGAACAGTCAAAAAGAATGGAGGATTTGGTGGCTGATCAGATGTAAGTAATGATGGAGAGGCAGAAACCAAGAAGGACTTGCAAAAGGCCATAAAACCTCAGTGTTTTCTACCCCAGGGGAGACTTTCTAGATCATAGCCTACTGATGGTTATTTCCTTCCACCTTAATCTACccttcttgtctctctcccttctgtttcCTGTTCCCTACGAGCTTCCTTACCCCTTCTCAGCCCTAAATCATctacttcatttcctttcttcccctcccaaaTTTCTCTTCCAGCTCCATTTCCCACTTCAGCATAGCAGATTGAGAGATACATGGCATCCCAGTctacagatgaaaacaaaattgcAGCACCACTAGTTAc is a window of Zalophus californianus isolate mZalCal1 chromosome 1, mZalCal1.pri.v2, whole genome shotgun sequence DNA encoding:
- the CRYGS gene encoding gamma-crystallin S isoform X1, producing MSKSGNKITFYEDKHFQGRHYDCDCDCADFHMYLSRCNSIRVEGGTWAVYERPNFAGYMYILPRGEYPEYQHWMGLNDRLSSCRAVHLSSGGQYKIQIFEKGDFNGQMYETTEDCPSIMEQFHMREVHSSKVLDGVWIFYELPNYRGRQYLLDKKEYRKPIDWGAASPAVQSFRRIVE
- the CRYGS gene encoding gamma-crystallin S isoform X2 — protein: MYLSRCNSIRVEGGTWAVYERPNFAGYMYILPRGEYPEYQHWMGLNDRLSSCRAVHLSSGGQYKIQIFEKGDFNGQMYETTEDCPSIMEQFHMREVHSSKVLDGVWIFYELPNYRGRQYLLDKKEYRKPIDWGAASPAVQSFRRIVE